The genome window TCTGTCCTACGATCCTACGTCCTAAGATCAGGATTATATCAATCTTGATTATTATGGTGTATCTAACTTATTGTGTTTGGCTGTCACCATATATATCAGTCTTGATTGATACACCATATATATCCGTCATGATTATGCCAAACAAACAAAGGATTGTAGAAGTGGATTTGCCGTTGTAAATTGAAAGGTGGCAGAAACTTGAGCCCTTGCATTGTAAATGTCCTCAAACTATATATCCAGTGAATTATATTATTCTGAAAGTGCCTTCTTTTGGGCGCGAACTGGTTGGCATAtagccttttttaaaaaaataaaaaaaattgttagttctctatttctcttttgtttctttctctgtTTGCTTATCACCTTGCATGTTAGAGCAAAAATTAGGTTATAACACTAGCAAAAGAGAAAACCCTGTTGCTATTAACTGTGTGGGGTGATTAACAAATTGCTTATGATTACATGTGTGATTCTCGTTTCCATATTCTACGGAATCTATGCAGCAAAAATTGTTAATTTTACTTAGACTTTTTTGTGGAAGGCGTAACAAATGAGCTCTCCATCTGTTTTCTACATTTGCAATGTCAATGAGTGCATTTCCATTGAATCTGCATCCTTTTTTCTCATAATCTTCGAAATGCTTGCAAGCTTGGAACTTGGTTTCGTTAAGCTAGCTCACTCAATATGAGTAAAACTAGAAATTGTTTTCCATATTGTGTGACATACTAATGCGGGAGGACGTGGCTGCATGAATTTTCTTGCTGAACTAAATGCTTTCATGTTGAAGCTCACTCTATGTAATTAATTTTGAGTTCTTTCTCTAATTGGCCTATTCCTTTCCTTCTTGAGAAAGACGGAAATTGAGGAGCGGTTTCCTCCTTTTTCTGCTTAAAGTGAATTTCAATCATACTCTTGTGAAACTTAATTTGAATACTATTTAGGGAATGATCCATTTTGTTTGATTACAGATTGATCTAGTCTGCAAGATCGGGAAACCGGCAGCTTTGACAATTAAGAGATCTAAGGCGATTGGCAATCTCAAAGCATTTCTTGAAGAAAAAGACAGCATTTCTGCAACTTTCCAGGAGTTAGTCTTCACTGATGAAAAGCTCCACGATGACCAATCGCTACTTGATTATGGTATTGAGCAAAACTCCACCATCGAGCTTGTTCTTCCGGATGTTTTTATGATAAAAATATTTGTCAAGATACCTTCACTTGAGAAAACCATTGCTTTGGAGGCAAGGCCGGAAGATACTGTCAAATATGTGAAATCCAAAATTCAAGCAATGGAGGGTTTCCAACTTGACGAAATCGTTCTTGTTCGATATGGAAAAGTGCTCCAAGATGACAAGACTTTGGCATCCTACGACTTGGAAATTGAgtccacattttttttattcatttgccCAAAAGATGTGCTGTCATTTTTTGTGAGAGTACCGAACAAGGAGATGGTGGAACTCAAAGTTAAGACTCTGACTACTATTCGCGATGTCAAAGAAATTATCGGGGGAGTGGTTGATGTCTCAGTCATGGATCAGGATTTGTGCTTTTGGGGAAAAGAATTGGAGGATTGCAAGACCTTGGCTTATTACAAACTCTATGAGAAGTCAATCTTGGAAATCCGTCCTCCTTCATTTCAGATATTCGTCAAACCTTGGAGTGGAAATACCATAATCATTGATGTTTGGCCATTTAATACCATTGGAGATGTGAAGGGGATGATTTTCGAAAGGCTGAAAATCCCAGTTGAGTATCAGAGTGTTGTGTTTGCTGGAAAACGACTTGAGAATGATCGAGATTTGGCAAGTTACAGTGTCGAGAAGCATTCGACTCTCAGCGTGGTTTTAACATCCTCAACAGAGATGTATGAGTTAAGTCTGAGACGCATTGGAGCCAAACCAACTGATAGCATTCACACTTTGAAACGCAAAATCAGAAAGAGAAATCATACTGGAGTGAGGACAGTGGTTTACAAAGACTTGGCATTGGACGACGACCGCACTCTTTCATCTTATGGAATCACCATGAATGATAACGTGACAGCGGTGCTTTAACTGGTGTTTTCATATGCTTATTGTGCATAGGTCATTAATAATCTGCTTTTATCTTGTTGGATATTTTAAATGTTGTTCTGCAAGTTTGGCGAGAAGGATGAAGAACGCCTGGATAATTTGCTTTTCTAATTTTCGAGATTTTATATCGTTTTCGGGATATTTGGGAAGAACTATGATGATTGTTGCTTGAAAAATAATACCTTCCCTCTTTGGTTTACAATGTTTCTTTTCTCGAGTTCACGTACAAGTCGGAGATTTAATATTTATGTTCTTGCTGCTAATGGTGTTTGTTTGTGGTGATTGTTTCTTCATGTTGATGCTTCCTAAACATGATTAGATGTCCTGTTTTAGATATGCAGCATTCGATTGAGTACGTCTAAGGTAGAAAGTTTGTGTCTGATATTATTCTGTGACTGAATATTGACTATCTATGCATGATGGACAACTACAAGCTAAAAGGTTGCAGTACAACCTGTTGCTTTTGGATCTTTTGACTGTTTTCTTTTCAGATGCAGTTTTGTTTCCTTCGATTCTGTTGTTAGTGGATATGCGATAAATCTTGTGTTCGTTGATTTTGCATGCTGAAAATTGCTTCCATTGCATATGCTGTTAGGTTTTGTCAGCTTCCTTTACGACGCATAAAGCGTTGAagcaacaaaatctttgaattacTGCGGTTTCAACTGCAGGTTGTTTCAAATTTCCTTACAACTTTCTCTGTTGTCTTCTCTGCATAGGTAAATGataaaacaaaagcaaatttGTTTTGGCCACAAAAGCCAGAGCAGGCCCTAGAGGaagaaaaaatacaataatcatGGAAGATTTTTAGTCCAGTTGCATGGACTGGACTATGTTCAATCTATATAATTCTTTTTGTTACTCttggactcttttttttctctggaCTCCTATCACTTCTCTTCTTCATATGTTTCCAAAAGTGAACGTTGTTGGTCCTCCTTGCTTTTCAATCCTTCCACATATTCAGGCACATATCCAGCATCCGATGATGTTTCAACCGGATTCTGTCCCTTTGATCTTGATGACTTTGACGACCCTCCTGATCCCCCCTTGGATTTTTTCCGACGAGATTGTTTTGGTATGACAGGTTGTTCATGAGAAGGTGATTCCAAGCCAGGACTTAAGGTCTGGTGCCGTCTTGAGATTCTGGAACTAACCGATGAGTCTCGAGATGGGGAGTCAAAGTTGGAGTTATGATTGCGCCTGGAAGGTTTCGGTGCATCAGAGCTCGCTCTGGTGGGAGAGTTTAAAGCCGAGCCATTAGTGTTCATTGATCGCCTTGATCTATGCTTTGGCTTCTCCTTTCCATTCTGTTCTATTTGATGAACATCTGTACGTTCAAAGATAGCACCAGCATTAGCTATCACAATCTTGAAAGGCACTCAGTAACTTCAATGCCATtaacaaataaatagaaaaacctTCAAAGGACATTTTATTTGTGAAGGGGCTCTTAGCTTCTCCAATCAAACTCAGTGGCTCAGACGCGGAGAGCTCTGGAGCGGATTTAAACCCAGTCATCTGCATAAATATCAGGACTGTCATTTCTTAttcaaaacaaatgaaatgaagaCAGTATTGTCTGATGAGAAACAACAGAAATGGTGTGGTACCCAGCTCGGTGTATTTGCAGATGGTCCGTCCCATCCAATGTGCGCGACGTGCTTTACATCGGTGGGAAGACCAATTTGCATCTCTGGTTCCTTTTCATCTGCAGAAGTTTCAACAATCCAACACAAAATCACAGAAGTTTCAACAATCCAACACAAAATCATCGGTCATTTTGTCGATAGGCAATATTGTAATGCTAAGGATGATAGAAGTGATGAAGTTGACAGCAAGAATCATACCAAACATCTGGGAGATGTATCTAAGGCCTTTCAAAAGACCCTTCACTTTTGTTCCCATTATAAAGGTAATTTCTTGGCTATTTGCACCACAAACCTTCCTGATCAGCCGTGCTGTTGGTGCTCCTTTAAGCCTTGCTTTCTTTGATCATTGGGATGCTATAAGATTTAACGAATGACGGTCGGTCATCTCTCCAGAAGTATTTGATGATCAAGATGAAGAATTTAAGAACCAAAAATGCAGATATGTTTACTCAATACAAATCTCgattgaacaaaaatgtattTGTCTGATGGCGTtcaatcaagaaaagaagagtGGAGATTGGATTTGGGAaatctcaaaattgaaaattgggTGCATTGGGGACTTTTGTTTGACTGATACAGGTTGTCTGTTCCGATTGCCGGTCAATCAAGACCAGTGGCTCCCCGATATTGCAGGTCTAAATCAgaaacataaattttaaaaaaaaattccagagATGTGATGGGTTTTCTTTCTAACGGTCGTTATTTGATGAATACGCGGGAAAAGCGGTTAAAGAATGTACGGCCGCTGTGCTATGTATGCCAACCTGTTGGGGGTACTTTTGTCATTTACGTTTCCTAGATTAAGGCCCCGTTTGGAAGATTTAGAATtctctattttgtattttaagcatgtttttgttttattaagtCACAGAAGACCCCCATTAAAAATGTAATTGTGATAATCAatgtgtagttttttttttccgtttaATAATTTGTATGGTAGACAAATGTGGAGATACATTAGTGTCTTTAATAGAGAACATGATATTACATCAACATAAAATAAATGCAATTAACTTGTATACTTTAATTCAACTATCAGAAAAAATGTCCGAAAACAAATTctcaaatttaaaatcaatcgAGTTTTCCCGTTTTCATTATGTTATCAAAACAGCTTTCAAAAGCTAAAAGTCATGCATTATTGTCGGTCCTTCCATCAATTTATCGTAACTTGACTAACAAAGTCATTGCTTACAATGACATTGTTTCCAACCCTAGATC of Tripterygium wilfordii isolate XIE 37 chromosome 13, ASM1340144v1, whole genome shotgun sequence contains these proteins:
- the LOC120012648 gene encoding polyubiquitin-B-like, whose amino-acid sequence is MEASKAAANKPTPFTGPADMEVESFYTLHLLIDLVCKIGKPAALTIKRSKAIGNLKAFLEEKDSISATFQELVFTDEKLHDDQSLLDYGIEQNSTIELVLPDVFMIKIFVKIPSLEKTIALEARPEDTVKYVKSKIQAMEGFQLDEIVLVRYGKVLQDDKTLASYDLEIESTFFLFICPKDVLSFFVRVPNKEMVELKVKTLTTIRDVKEIIGGVVDVSVMDQDLCFWGKELEDCKTLAYYKLYEKSILEIRPPSFQIFVKPWSGNTIIIDVWPFNTIGDVKGMIFERLKIPVEYQSVVFAGKRLENDRDLASYSVEKHSTLSVVLTSSTEMYELSLRRIGAKPTDSIHTLKRKIRKRNHTGVRTVVYKDLALDDDRTLSSYGITMNDNVTAVL